AAACATACCAAAAGTAATGTAGATTTTATTGCAACAAAAGAAGGAATAGAAACACTAGACGGAACTGTTGTCACCCCCGGGTTCAGATATACGTCACAGGGAGAAGTAAAGCCGTCTTCAACTGCGCTGCCACTCTGTCACCTTGACTCTGACGACGATGAAAAATGTGGTGATCGTCCGTCTTCATCTCTTGAATACGACGGAATTGACTATGACAGAGAAATCAACGAACTTCAGACTGTTTTGTATGACATTTGTTCCGAACTTACTaagaataaaatcaaaaacGGGCCACAAAGACAACAAACCACACGAACGTATCTTAGGGCCCACTCAACGGATTACAGCCCGACGACGACGTCGTTGACGCACGATCAGTCTCCGAATTCAAGGTTTGCATTCAAACCAGGTTCTTCAGTACGCTTACATCAGAAAGACGTTCACACGCCATCGCATCGCACTTGTCTCGGTTGTCAATTTAAACTCAAGCAACACTGCGAAAATCTTACAAAACTACGTAAAAAGGAGGGCACCAATGCCGTGCTTAATCGTAGATGGAGCTACGTTCCGACCGGAAAATACGTTCAATCGTCAACGACATTGGCGTCGATGACGTCAATATCGCAGTCGTTGACGATGTTTAAGTATGTGCCAGAATCTACAGCGAGTTTGCACAAAAGGAAATCCGCGTTAACGTGTCGGAGTGCTGATCTAGCTAGCAgtataagtttaaacaaacaacGACTGTCCGTTGTACATTTCAAAACAGACGATACGGATACTTCAAAGAACACTACTGTAactaaaaaatatgacaaagaGAGAAAAACATCACTGCAGTTAAAGACACGCATCAAATGCACGTCGGCTCCGTGCCCCTCAGAACTGTACAGTCGGAGCAGCACGCGATCTGTTGCTAGTGCAAGGGGCGCAAGGGGTGGTTCGAGGGCGGGGTCGGGATTCGAACTGGCCTGTGGGAGGAGTATTGATTCACGTCCGTCGAGTCGGTCCAATAGTCTTGGAGCCCCACGGTCCGTGTCCAGTCTAGTAACGGATTATGACGCCAGACTCAGCTTTCTCAAAGATTTCCAGGTATATTATAAAGAATAAATCACTTGCATTATTACTTATTTCGTAAATCtagaaaaaagataattattacaatgtatatatgtgttCTCTGTCTGATAATAACTTCATTAAGGGACGTTCACGTTAATAGTAATAAGAAACAAAGGATCAAACTATGAAAGACAGAGTAATATTAACAACCGAAATAATAATCAGTAATATTTAAGATcagccacttgaaatcacttttaaacgtaaaattgaaacacctTTGGCAACagaacgtttaaaatataataacttagcactttctaaaatgttgatttatattttacgggacctgatgacacaatacaaacaataacaagatcaatagttttcatgtatattgttatgcgatgaattgcgatccgaacatatccgaagatgttgcgttcatcgattgatgaacgcaattgccgaaagacAGTTCATATAAGGAATGGAGTTGagatgtaaatattaaaaaataaatacaacgcaaatattgtaaatacccgtacatattttatcaaaagtaTAACTGGTGTAATAACTTTTGACGTGACGTCACTTATGAATACAGGAGCGTTGAGCATATGCTCGCTATGTAGCCACATTTTGTGTATTTAGCGCTAAcacatatttatgatataaatggAATTATGACAATGATTCGCggtcatttttaacaattttagaaAAGTCGTTTAATAAATCCCTTATTGGACGACTgctcatgttttatttgtattatttaactTTGTTATATTCCCCTCCAAAACCCACACGCAAAACAAATAGCAAAAacacggtagtccgtattcaaCTTCAGTGCACAGCGGTCATATTCCTCTCTAAAACGTCATATCATAAACGTATCTTTGCGTGAtgttaaatgacgtcataaaataaaataatggttCACTAAAAcgacatttattattttaacatgtgtCTGTTAAGTGATTTCACCAGAAATGTAATTCATTCAAGGATTATTAGTACAGCGTTTTGAaccggaatgtcgtattcgactctcgtggatttttgcagatattGATTTGCGCCTCCTGAAAttcgaatctgcaaaaatcaaCTCGAGCCGAATACAActtcccggatcaaaacgcagttcTAATAAACTACCTTATtgtgttttatcatttcagGCCGATAAGGATGCAGAGTGTAACGAAAAGGTACACAATTTCCTGAAATCGCTACCAACATGACTCAATGGGGTGTTACGTATCTTTATCATGCTTTGACGtcatcaacatttgttttgccACGGAAATTGCAGTGTTATGGATCGACAGCATTGATGGGTTTTTTATGAATCATGAAACTTTTGtgtttaattgtaatttgataaacattaaGGCACGTGCACAGGACCTTTAATAAGGCACATGCACGACTTTGTTCTCCTATATGAATATTTGCGTATGGAATTTCTATATCCTTTTTCACTGTACATgccaatacatgtacaaacgtTATGTAGAATAATTTCACTGCACGCTTCATGTTTCACTATGTGTTTGTATGTGAAATTAATTGATAAAAGAAAAGAACGGCAGTTTAGTGATTTATTAtcacataaaacatcaacaaatgtGCTATCATGCAACACACATGGCCGCCATTACATGCATAGTGATGTTACTACATGCCAGTATACCAAAATTGCACCGACTTGgaagtgaataaaaataaaatgaatgcatttatatCACAAACTATACTGGCTTCATCGTTTAAACACAACATAACTTTATCACAAATTCTTACAACACAACAGACATGTGAAAACAAAGAactttgttttaacaatatacaCTAGACTCTTATGTAAAAGTGAAGtttggatttattttaataaatgggtGGATATATGTTAATGACTGCAATATATGCTTTATGGTAGTTTATAGAAATTTCGAAGGGAAATATTTAGGATATTTTACTGGTTAAAGCAGTGaaattatgaatttgatattattCACTGTTTGAAAATGTTAGCCCGCTCTCACCTCTTCCCCTCACTCTCCTCCTGAATTATAACTTTGGTGAAGTACGTCGTGATCttcaactgaaaaacaaaacaatactcTCTTAATCCCTATTTCAATCGTTAAAGTTTTCCGTTgtggaaaaaacaacagcaaaatgaaatcaaaatcacctcaatttgtataataataaataacaattcaCTGAATTGAATACAATTTTGACTTTGAGCTTGCCATTTAAATCACTGTAATGCCACTACACAAATATTGCAACAACCAATTCCAAACACAAAATACAGTTAATAACTTTGAAATTGATTTATGTTACTCTTCCATTTGCACCCATTAGCAAGAGGGAAAATGTAACATTAAACCCAAATAAGTAGAGGATGTTTACATCTATTCAGAGAAAGACTTCATTTCTACATCCGGCTTTACTTCCACACTGGCTTAGCTCCACTTAAGCTCTTTAGGTCGGGCCAAcacatttttagaaaatgtttttctttacaCCTTGATTTATCGACAAACATTACAACATGATACAAACCTTTCTCCAAACCCCTTAGCAGACTTGCTTTCAGAGAGGACATCGACGTCAAATTTGGTCTAGCTAGTAGTAACTACGCCCCTGCCCAAGTCTGAATATCTATCTTCAGTTCTGTTTCAATTAGCATTTTAAGAACGAAGGAGGATTAATTTACCACCTGTGGATCAATCAAGTCTGatgaattattcatgattaaATTGTTGCAGAAATAAGTGACACATTGGAAAAGATCgattcaaacattaaaaaaaaactaaattgcAAAGAGCTGCTGTATTAAATCTATACATggcagcaaaaatacattttaaatgttataacaaacacaaaacgtaatgcaacaaagtaaaaaaatatatacaaaaaaaatcaacaatttaaGATCTAAGCTGTaaattttttgaaatattgcataGCCAGAGGTATGGACATTGTTTACATTATCTCTTGCAACATTTGAAGCAATTATCATATGAAAATATCTTGAATTGTTGAAGTTTTTGCCCAATTACACGGACACTGCCATCGACGACGACATCAAGATATGACAATAGAtcgactttttttctttaatttatataaGACTAGGTAAACATGCTTCTCATACATGATATAAAGAGAAAGAAAGGGTCTCTGTTTTTGAGAAAGAAAGGGTCTCTGTTTTTAGACTAAATGTAGCCTGTATTGCAAAgtaataaaatagtttcttgCATGCTTTTCGTTGAAATTTTGAGTGAGTTTTTTCATTGATTCTTTAAAGAATGCATATGCTCGAATAaagattattttgggaataaaCACAACTTACATTTATTAGGGAAATGGCGATCCAATTTTCCATACGTTAAGTTAAATGCTCGTACATTTGCTTTCGTACAAAACATTAGACGAAAAAGAATGttcaaaattgtttcattatcTAATTTCTTTTCAAACTGTCTGACTTTGTTATACGATCTTTCCAGAAAATCTACACAACAATTAGCTTATAAACTTAAATACCCCATCACACGTCAAATCGTACGTCAACAATGAAGCGAGGTCTTCGtccggtaaagttggaaggtagttggtagttggggatttgaatattcaactaccaGCTAGTTGCCAGTTAAATCGGAGTTGGATATTGATGTTGATATTAAGCAACTCGACTGTTTCCAGTCGGTAATTCACGGATATTCATCTACAAACAAGTTGGTAGTTGGTGAATCAGATTCTGTCTtgtttatggttaaaaggtacacatgaaaaagaaatcaaacaattattgcatttttattcatgtacacaTTATGTATCTTCGTAACGAACACTGctttaaatcactttttttCGTACATTCTTCAGTCGGATATTCGATATTTCCATGcggttattcgcgaatattcaactaaGCCCAAAAGGTGGCGTttccaatatttgttttgatgtgggttttttaaacattcttatttTCGCAACAATGGTTTGCCCATCCTTCTTTTTGTCAGTTAAACAATACGACAGGTACCAAATCCTGTTACCAAATTAGGAAAGTAGGAAAGAGTTTCATAttataaatctaaaataaattattgcttacacatcatttcaaataatgtaaTTATACAAAGTGCTTGTTAAGTTGAatgttgtgtatttatttctgttttacaaTAAACAACCATTAAAGACacaattaataacaagtaaAGACAGCAACAGCTTACAAAGACATTAATTGGTCACGAACAATTTACAAATTGCCATTATAAGAACCAGAATTCAAAAGATCAGTCTGTTATATTGAATTTATAGTTGACTTGAATTTTATgatagtaaaataataacactGCCTAATGTTTACAACAATAGTTTACAACTTGGCACAACAGccaatacaatcaaatataaatatatttcaatgtctcTAAAATGTGCAcaacatattaaattatatccAACCGTTGCATAGTAATTATTTTGGGTACAAAGATTATGAAATGCAATATCCTTTACTAGTATAGCAAGTTATAGTAAATTACttctatattattt
Above is a genomic segment from Mya arenaria isolate MELC-2E11 chromosome 2, ASM2691426v1 containing:
- the LOC128215095 gene encoding uncharacterized protein LOC128215095 codes for the protein MAIVFPNKKKLPDNFAPRKAIQDAKNIIGSAYFDPALLECSKNAVELTKLVHKWDEIDKERHKVLRDIDREQRLLARSALHSFASSRKNEKHTKSNVDFIATKEGIETLDGTVVTPGFRYTSQGEVKPSSTALPLCHLDSDDDEKCGDRPSSSLEYDGIDYDREINELQTVLYDICSELTKNKIKNGPQRQQTTRTYLRAHSTDYSPTTTSLTHDQSPNSRFAFKPGSSVRLHQKDVHTPSHRTCLGCQFKLKQHCENLTKLRKKEGTNAVLNRRWSYVPTGKYVQSSTTLASMTSISQSLTMFKYVPESTASLHKRKSALTCRSADLASSISLNKQRLSVVHFKTDDTDTSKNTTVTKKYDKERKTSLQLKTRIKCTSAPCPSELYSRSSTRSVASARGARGGSRAGSGFELACGRSIDSRPSSRSNSLGAPRSVSSLVTDYDARLSFLKDFQADKDAECNEKVHNFLKSLPT